The following are encoded together in the Wolbachia endosymbiont (group E) of Neria commutata genome:
- a CDS encoding IS110 family transposase, with amino-acid sequence MKYYSGLDVSLKETFISIIDEKGKIVKEEVVSSESSTIAKFLLSQSKEYESIGIESGQLSISMCKELRDFGLPVICVDARHMAAALSARINKNDKNDARGIAQMMRVGLYREVWVKSDESCQIKIAVGSRRQLICSREQIVGTMRGLLKIHGIKIGQSSSFASFSLKVQEMTNNLDEISKNSIESLVHSLETIEESIGKLDKILSEQGKKDEDCKLLTTVPGVGIIVAMTYKVAIDDPYRFETSYAVGAYMGLSPRQYASGEINCHGSISKMGPVECRNMLYEAAQTLLTRCKKTFKLKSWGLKLAKKKGMKKAIIAVARKLSVIMHRMLVNKTEFCYQ; translated from the coding sequence ATGAAATATTATAGCGGATTAGATGTCTCACTCAAAGAAACTTTTATTAGCATCATTGATGAGAAAGGAAAAATTGTTAAAGAAGAAGTTGTTTCAAGTGAAAGCAGCACAATAGCTAAATTTCTGCTTAGTCAAAGCAAAGAATATGAATCCATAGGAATAGAAAGTGGACAATTATCAATATCGATGTGTAAAGAATTAAGGGATTTTGGGTTACCAGTAATTTGTGTAGATGCAAGACATATGGCAGCAGCGTTATCTGCAAGAATCAATAAGAATGATAAAAATGATGCAAGAGGCATAGCACAAATGATGAGAGTTGGGTTATACAGAGAAGTATGGGTAAAATCAGATGAATCTTGCCAAATCAAGATAGCAGTTGGAAGCAGAAGACAATTAATATGTAGCAGAGAGCAAATTGTAGGAACAATGAGAGGATTATTGAAAATACATGGGATAAAAATTGGTCAAAGTTCTAGTTTTGCGAGTTTCTCTTTAAAAGTACAAGAAATGACTAACAACCTAGATGAAATTAGCAAAAACTCAATTGAATCATTAGTACATAGTCTAGAAACAATAGAAGAATCAATAGGAAAGCTTGATAAAATACTTTCAGAGCAAGGCAAAAAAGACGAAGATTGTAAATTATTAACTACTGTACCAGGAGTTGGTATTATAGTAGCAATGACATATAAAGTTGCAATAGATGATCCGTATAGGTTTGAAACATCTTATGCAGTTGGAGCCTATATGGGATTAAGCCCAAGGCAGTACGCTTCTGGGGAGATTAATTGTCATGGAAGTATATCAAAAATGGGGCCAGTGGAATGTAGGAATATGTTGTACGAAGCTGCGCAAACCTTACTGACAAGATGTAAAAAGACATTTAAATTGAAGAGCTGGGGATTAAAGCTTGCAAAAAAGAAGGGTATGAAGAAAGCAATTATTGCTGTAGCAAGAAAACTATCTGTAATTATGCATAGGATGTTGGTTAACAAAACAGAATTTTGTTATCAGTAA